A window of Bacillus sp. DX3.1 genomic DNA:
GTTTTAAATATTTTTCTTTTAATTTTCCGATTGAAATAATCGAGATATTCACACGTCTTCCCCACCTTACAAACACGTTATCCACAGAAGTTATCCACATATCCACATGCATTACCCACATATTGTGTGGGAATCTGTGTTCGATACAACATATGTCGCCTTATTTTGACAAAATTCACATATTTTTTGCTCGTTTTCACAGTTATCCACATTGTTGATAACTGGTGCCACTTCACACTCATCCACAATGATATCTAGTGCTAATTCTACATGTTCTAAACAACAAGGTAACTTCAAATTTTCCACCTCACTTTTCCACAATAGAAAACAGGAGGGCAGGCCTCCTGTTTTTTTAATACTGTTGACTGCCTAACTTCACTGTTGTTGTTGCTCTTTTTGTACCGCGATAAAATGTAATCGTCATTTTATCATTGATTTTTTTATTATATAAAACAGTTCGGAATCCAATAATATCATGCACTGTTTTTCCATCTATAGCTACAATTACATCATGTTCTCGTAAAGCTGCATCTGCCCCCGGTGATGGACTCTTCACATCTAAAATGCACACACCGTCCGTTACATTGCTTGGTAAATGCAATGTTTTATCCCAGTAATAGTTCGGAATTTCATTTAAAGATCTTAGTTCAATTCCAACATATGGGCGGCTTACTTTCCCACGCTTTTCGAGTTCACTTATAACTGGAACTGCTCTGGTAACAGGAATCGCAAGTCCAATTCCTTCCACTTCTTTTGCAGCAATTTTCATTGAATTAATTCCAATCAATTGCCCTGCTTCATTTACAAGAGCTCCACCGCTATTACCTGGATTAATAGCAGCATCTGTTTGAAGCACTTCTACTTGCCAATCATAATGTCCATCTTGATCTAAATCTACAGGAACAATTCGTTCATTCGCCGAAATAATCCCTTGTGTAACGGTACCTGAAAATTGTAACCCAAGTGGATTTCCAATTGCAATGACAGCCTCACCACGGCGAACCTTTGTAGAATCACCGATTTCAATTACTTTCTTTACATGCTTGGCATCTACTTCTAAGACAGCTAAATCTGTAACAACATCGCTGCCTAAGATTTTACCAGGAATTTTTTTACCATCACTTAAGCTCACTTCAATACGGTTCGCTCCTGCGACAACATGATGGTTTGTGACGATATAAGCACGGCCATTTTCTTTCTTGTAAATCACACCTGATCCCGTTCCTGCTTCTGCATCTGCTTCTGAAAAACTATCGCGCTGTATGTTAATTACACCTACAACCGCTTCAGATGCACGATCAACAGCGTCAACAAATCCTGAACGACTTGTCTGTGACTGCGCTACATATGTTTTCCCTTCACTTGCTTCCACTTGTTGCACTGTTTTTGAACCAGGCTTAGAAAATATTGGAGCCCCAAATGCAAACAATGTAGCCCCAACAATTGTTCCTACTATACTAGAAATGAAAATACCTCTATGCTTCTGTTTACCTTTTCGTTTCATACGGAATTCTTCTTCATCAATAAAGGACATACTTGTTCACCAATCCTTCCGAAAACAACTGTATTCCCCTTTATTGTTTACTAAAAAAAAGAATTATACGTATTGAATTTTCGTTGGTGCTTTTGGATCCGTATTATGTATTTTAAATGCGTCTCCTGCGGCAAATCCTTTTTCTTCTAACACCTGTGCGACAGACATACGTGCTAGTTCTTTCATATTGTTATCTGAACTTAAGTGCGCTAAATAAATATGTTTCGTCTCATCTGTAATGACATCGGTCATCGCAAGTGCAGCATCTTCATTCGAAACATGACCTACATCACTTAAAATACGTCGTTTGGTGCTCCATGGATAGCGTCCCATACGGAGCATCTCCACGTCATGATTACTTTCAAAAACAAAAGCATTCGCACCTTTAATGATTCCCTTCATACGGTCACTTACATAGCCTGTGTCTGTAATATGAGCTAACTTTCTACCATTATGATGAAACGTATAAAACATCGGTTCTGCGGCATCATGAGAAACGCCAAATGATTCCACTTCAATATCGCCAAATGTTTTTACGTCTCCAATTGAGAAAATAAACTTTTGATCTGTTGGAATATTGCCTATTGAATGTTCCATAGCATTCCACGTTTTTTCATTGGCATACACAGGCAAATGATATTTACGTGCTAAAACGCCAAGGCCTTTAATATGATCGCTATGCTCATGTGTCACGAGAATACCTGAGATATCACAAATATCTAATTCAGCTTGCTGAAATAAAGCTTCTGTCGCTTTTCCGCTTAAGCCTGCATCAACGAGCAACTTTTCTCGTTCTGTCCCCACATATAGCGCATTTCCCGTACTGCCACTTGCAAGTACACTAAAATGCAAACTCATTTATGCTCACTCCATTATTTGTTCGTTTTCCTTCTCTTTATCCAGCTTAATAACTTGTCCTTCAATAGCATTTACGAAATAGTCTACTTTTCGATCCGTTCTTAAATTCCATGTTGGAGCAAGCACTTGTACATTGGAAGAGGAAGGCGCGACAACAGTTGAATATCCAATCTGTGCCACTTTAAAATTCGTGTTTTGTTTCAATTGGTTTTTCCCGTATAAAGTTTCTAAAGCATTTTGAGCTGTGATAATCTCTTGCTCTTTTGGCTTTCCATCGTCACCCATCTCTTTCAATTCAGTTAACATCGTTTGTGTATATGAAACAAACTCATTTTTTTCATTTAACTCTGCAACAATCATCCCATGATCATTGTAAAAGATCGGTTTATCTTTATACTTTTGAAAGAAATAGATTTTCATTCCATCAGCTTTACCAAATTCATATTTCTGACCATCTAACACATAATTTTTTAAAAACTCACTATAGTTATCTTTTGAAAGTACTTTTGCACTTAACAATGGTTCTTTTAACTTACTTACAATTTTGTTTGAGTCCTGTAAAATAGGTGTTTGATTTTTTAAAGAATGAATATCCTCTTCTGTAAATGTCTTATTTCTCGCCGTGATAAACGAATCTTTCTTTGGCTCTTTTGGTAAGTTACCAATTGTAATTTTATCCGCTTTCAATTGATCACTAACATCTGTTTCCGTCATCAGTTCTAATTGATTACTATCTTGTTTTTGAATGAATTGAAAAACGAGAAAGAGATCTAAAACAAAAAAGGTAACAATAAAAATTGTTTTAATCCTGTTCCAGTCCAATTAACTCTCCCTCCTTCTCCTCATTCCACTCATATACCAAATGATTCTCGCCATAAACCACATACCAAATCGGTTTTAAATTAACCGCTGCTACATTTCCGTTTATTCCAGTAACCGGTAAAAGTTTATAGCCGAATCTAATATCTTGAATTAACTCTTTATTAATTGCTGGGTTCTTTTCTAATGATTGAATAACAACCCATCCACTTGGAAGAGACGTAGGTTTATCGTCCCCTTTATTAGTAAGCAACTTAAATAACGGACGTTTATAACTAATTAAATCCTCCGCACCCCACACTTGTGTTAATGTAGATAACCCTTCTTTGTTAAACACTGGGAAGTCACCCACATATAAACGAAATTGCGTTTCACCTGTCGAATCCATGTAATCAAAATGGTAATCATCCGTTAAACCACTATGACCATTAATAAATTCAAAACTACGGTCCACGAGAAGAGATCCGTACATATGCCCACCATCTGCTACAGATGAATTTGTGTATTCTAACACTGGGTTATGTTTATTTACTTGCATAAGGCGAATACCATCCGTATATGTGTCCTCTGTTTCACCAGGGATTCTCTTCACATAACGAGGGTCTCTAAACAATGCATTTTTAAATGAATCTACCTCAATGTCAGTGGTCATATAAAACTTAGCTTGCATTTCTATTTGACCATCTGGTAAAAATATTTTTTTCATATCATTTATGTCGTATGCAAAATACGGTCTTGCTAGTTCCGAAAATTGATTTTGTGCATTTATCACATCTCTAAGGGCAACACCGGTCAATGTCATTTTATATATTTTCCGATTACTATATGAAACAAAATTCACATCAATATTTTGATCACGGCTTCTAGAAGGATCCACAACAATACGATCAAATGTATACTTTTCTAACTTTTTATCCTTAATTGTTAATACGCCTCTGATTGTATCAAATGGAATTTCTGTCGGGAAAATAATTTCCATCTTACCATCACCGTGCACATAAGAGAGGAACTCACTCTTAGGAATTGAACCTGAAATATCCTTAAAATCGTGAAACTCCCCTCTCTCAAGTATTGTATATAGTAAGTTAATAAGTTCCTTCTTTTCACTTGCAAAATGCTTGTTTTCCTTATTATCCTTATGAATAATCATAGAAGACGGCACAATGACATTAGAAACGTCTTGTTTTGTTTCCGTTGTATTCCCTTGTCCAAAAAACTTTGTACTTTGCAATGGATTAGATTCAGGTACATATGTCCATAAATTAAAAGTAAGAAATAAACTAATGACAACTAAATTAATTAGAACAATGGTTTTAAAGTTTTCCATATTCATTCCCATTCGTCCTCTTCTTCCTTCGCCATTGGAAGGATGAAATAAATAGTTGTCCCTTTTCCTTCCTCACTTTTCGCCCAAATAGATCCACCATGTGCTTGAATCATTTCCTTAGCGATGGCTAAACCTAGACCCGTTCCACCCATCTGTCTGGAACGCGCCTTATCTACACGATAAAAACGCTCAAAAATCTTATCTACATTTTCTTTCGGAATCCCCATTCCCTGGTCACTTACACTAATTTCTAGCATATCCTCTCGATCGCGCAAACGATATGTTACCGTTCCACCTTCTGGAGAGTACTTTAAGGCATTCGAAATAATGTTATATAAAACTTGGGTAATTTTATCAGTATCCATGTCGATGAAACGAGATTTTTTAGAGAATGAACGTTTAAAGATGACATTTTGTTCTTTTGACATTTCGAAACGATCAATTATGTTATTAAAGAAATCTGTGAAATCAACCCATTCTTTCATTAAACGATATTCTGTACTATCTAATTTAGATAATTGTAATAAAGCATTTACAAGTCGAATCATTCTTTCTGTTTCATCTTGTGTTACCGCTAAAAATTGCGGTGCAATATTCGGATCTTGCCATGCACCTTCGCTTAATGCTTCTAAATAACTGCGCATCGTTGTTAGCGGTGTACGAAGTTCATGCGAAACATTCGCGACAAATTCACGACGTTCTCGATCAATACGCTCTTGTTCTGTCACATCATACAACACAGCAATTAAACCGTTTGCTTTACCAGTGTCTTTTTGAATAACAGAAAAACTAGCCCGTAAAATATATGGCTCATCTCGCGTACTAAAATCTAATAACACAGAGTCTGGTTCTTCATATAAATGATCTAACGTAAATTCTTCTTGAATACCTAACACTTCTAAAATTGACTGATCTAGAGCCGTTTCACGTGAAACGTTTAACATTTTTTCAGAAGGATCATTTAATAAAATAATATCCCCTTTTCGATCTGTAGCAATTACACCATCTGTCATATGAGATAAAACAGATGACAGCTTACGTCTTTCACTTTCTGTAGAAGAACGTGCTTGTTGTAATTTTTTCGATAAATTATTAAATGATAAGGCTAACTGACCAATTTCATCATGACTATGCACTTTTACTTTACGCGAGTAATTTCCTTTCGCCATTTCAATCGCTTGTCTTCGCATATCCGAAATCGGTCTTGTAATTGTCTGAGCTAATAAAATTCCTAGGACTGCAGTCACTAATAAAGCAATCACTGTCCCAGTCGCAAAGATTTGATTAATATCTTTCATCTGCTTATAAACATCTTCCATAGAAGCAATGATATGGATAACACCAATTATTTTTCCGTTTTTCCCTTCAATTGGAGTTGCCATGACCTGGACACGCCGACCCGTCTTGCCATCCTTCTCATCCTTACTATTTGTCTTTTTTTGTACGATTGCCCGCTGCACCGATATATCAGTTACCGTCTTACCTACCATATCTTGCCTAGATTGATCAGATGTTGCTAATAAGCGTCGGTTCGGATCAATGACACGCACTTCTTGAATAGCTGTATTTCGATTCGAAGAAAATTCCTCTATAGTCGTTTTAATAACCTGTTCTAACGGCGGATCTGTTTTCTCACGCTCTTTTGTAAACTCTTGTTTCAAATTGTAAGAGAGTAAATTCGTTTGCTGCGTTAGCGAATCTTTAAAGCTCATTACAAGACTTTTTTCTAACTCTCGAACAAAATATACACCAATAACCTGCATGGCTATTAAAATTAATAGCATATAAATGAGCACAAACTTTAAATGAATGGACTGAAAAAAACCAACTTTCTTCATATATTATTCCTGCTCTGGATCACGCAAGTAATAGCCTACTCCACGTCTTGTTACAATTAAAGTTGGGTGACTTGGGTTATCTTCAATTTTCTCACGTAAACGTCTTACTGTTACGTCTACTGTACGTACATCTCCAAAATAATCGTAGCCCCAAACTGTTTGTAATAAGTGTTCACGCGTCATAACTTGTCCTAGGTGCTTTGCTAAATAATGAAGCAATTCAAATTCACGATGCGTTAGCTCAATACTTTCTTCCCTTTTTGTTACACTGTACGCATTTGAATTAATAACAATTGGTCCAATGACCATTTCCGTGTTTTCTTCTTTTTCTGCTGAACTACCTTGTTGATGGCGACGCAAGTTTGCTTTTACACGTGCGAGTAATTCACGCGTACTGAATGGTTTTGTTACATAATCATCTGCACCAAGTTCTAAACCTAATACTTTATCGATTTCGGAATCCTTTGCAGTTAGCATAATGATTGGCATTTCATGATTTTTTCGTATTTCACGACAAACCTCTAAACCATCTTTCCCTGGTAACATAATATCTAATAAAACCATATCTGGTTGCTCTTCATTTGCCTTTTCAATGGCTTCATCACCATCATGTGCCATTACAATTTCAAAACCTTCTTTTTCTAAGTTAAATTTTAAAATATCTGCAATCGGCTTCTCATCATCAACGACTAAGATTTTTTTTCCCATCATCGTTTGTTTCCTCCTAATAAAAATATGGTCAATCATCCTCAAACATACGTAGGCATCTATATGTAGTCTACATCCTACATATAGATGTTCAATACAAACACATCCACTGTCTGAGTATTTTCTCCTCTATTCTCATAGAATCATGTATGTTCCACTTACAAGCGGAACCTTATACGATCTACAGAAAAGCCTCTAGCTTCAACTGCTAGAGGCTCCTCATTCTATTGTAAAAGAACTGCTCTCATTTGTAAAATTGAACAATATAAAAAGGATATTAAGTGGGCCCACTTAATATCCTGAGAGTGGCTCGGGACGGAATCGAACCGCCGACACGAGGATTTTCAGTCCTCTGCTCTACCGACTGAGCTACCGAGCCAAAACATATATATAAAACCACTAATGGTGGTATAAACAAAAGTGGCGGTCCCGACCGGGGTCGAACCGGCGATCTCCTGCGTGACAGGCAGGCATGTTAACCACTACACCACGGGACCACAAAAAATATATATAAATAAAAATGACCCGTACGGGATTCGAACCCGTGTTACCGCCGTGAAAGGGCGGTGTCTTAACCACTTGACCAACGGGCCACGAAAAATTAAATGGTGAGCCATGAAGGATTCGAACCTTCGACCCTCTGATTAAAAGTCAGATGCTCTACCAACTGAGCTAATGGCTCATTCTCACCAACGTCATATTTTCGTGACGACAAGAGTTATCATATCATGAAGTGATTTGTTTTTGCAATACTTTTTTTTATTTCTTATACAAAACATGAAAAAAGAACCCATGTGAACATGGGCTCTTTACTAATATCAATGGCAATGATTAGATGCCGTATACATTACGAACAATGTTTGTTTGGTTACGGTCTGGTCCAACAGAGAACATAGATAATGGAATACCTGTTAATTGAGATACACGCTCTACATAATGTCTTGCATTTTCAGGAAGTTCAGCTAATGTTCTCATGCCTGTAATGTCTTCTGTCCAACCTGGAAGCTCTTCATATACTGGCTCACATTTTGCTAAAATATTTAAGTTCGCTGGGAACTCATCGATTACCTCACCGTTATATTTGTATGCAGTACAAATTTTCACAGTTGGAATACCTGTTAATACGTCGATAGAGTTTAAAGATAAGTCTGTCAGACCACTCACGCGGCGTGCATGTCTTACTACAACACTATCGAACCAGCCTACGCGACGTGGGCGACCTGTAGTTGTACCATATTCACGACCAACTTCACGAATTTGATGACCAATTTCATCATTAAGTTCAGTTGGGAATGGACCATCACCAACACGGCTTGTATATGCTTTACATACGCCTACTACATGTTTAATTTTAGAAGGACCAACACCAGAACCAATTGTTACACCACCAGCAACTGGGTTAGAAGATGTAACGAACGGGTACGTACCTT
This region includes:
- a CDS encoding CxxH/CxxC protein; translation: MKLPCCLEHVELALDIIVDECEVAPVINNVDNCENEQKICEFCQNKATYVVSNTDSHTICG
- a CDS encoding S1C family serine protease, which produces MSFIDEEEFRMKRKGKQKHRGIFISSIVGTIVGATLFAFGAPIFSKPGSKTVQQVEASEGKTYVAQSQTSRSGFVDAVDRASEAVVGVINIQRDSFSEADAEAGTGSGVIYKKENGRAYIVTNHHVVAGANRIEVSLSDGKKIPGKILGSDVVTDLAVLEVDAKHVKKVIEIGDSTKVRRGEAVIAIGNPLGLQFSGTVTQGIISANERIVPVDLDQDGHYDWQVEVLQTDAAINPGNSGGALVNEAGQLIGINSMKIAAKEVEGIGLAIPVTRAVPVISELEKRGKVSRPYVGIELRSLNEIPNYYWDKTLHLPSNVTDGVCILDVKSPSPGADAALREHDVIVAIDGKTVHDIIGFRTVLYNKKINDKMTITFYRGTKRATTTVKLGSQQY
- a CDS encoding MBL fold metallo-hydrolase, whose translation is MSLHFSVLASGSTGNALYVGTEREKLLVDAGLSGKATEALFQQAELDICDISGILVTHEHSDHIKGLGVLARKYHLPVYANEKTWNAMEHSIGNIPTDQKFIFSIGDVKTFGDIEVESFGVSHDAAEPMFYTFHHNGRKLAHITDTGYVSDRMKGIIKGANAFVFESNHDVEMLRMGRYPWSTKRRILSDVGHVSNEDAALAMTDVITDETKHIYLAHLSSDNNMKELARMSVAQVLEEKGFAAGDAFKIHNTDPKAPTKIQYV
- a CDS encoding two-component system regulatory protein YycI, which translates into the protein MDWNRIKTIFIVTFFVLDLFLVFQFIQKQDSNQLELMTETDVSDQLKADKITIGNLPKEPKKDSFITARNKTFTEEDIHSLKNQTPILQDSNKIVSKLKEPLLSAKVLSKDNYSEFLKNYVLDGQKYEFGKADGMKIYFFQKYKDKPIFYNDHGMIVAELNEKNEFVSYTQTMLTELKEMGDDGKPKEQEIITAQNALETLYGKNQLKQNTNFKVAQIGYSTVVAPSSSNVQVLAPTWNLRTDRKVDYFVNAIEGQVIKLDKEKENEQIME
- the yycH gene encoding two-component system activity regulator YycH yields the protein MNMENFKTIVLINLVVISLFLTFNLWTYVPESNPLQSTKFFGQGNTTETKQDVSNVIVPSSMIIHKDNKENKHFASEKKELINLLYTILERGEFHDFKDISGSIPKSEFLSYVHGDGKMEIIFPTEIPFDTIRGVLTIKDKKLEKYTFDRIVVDPSRSRDQNIDVNFVSYSNRKIYKMTLTGVALRDVINAQNQFSELARPYFAYDINDMKKIFLPDGQIEMQAKFYMTTDIEVDSFKNALFRDPRYVKRIPGETEDTYTDGIRLMQVNKHNPVLEYTNSSVADGGHMYGSLLVDRSFEFINGHSGLTDDYHFDYMDSTGETQFRLYVGDFPVFNKEGLSTLTQVWGAEDLISYKRPLFKLLTNKGDDKPTSLPSGWVVIQSLEKNPAINKELIQDIRFGYKLLPVTGINGNVAAVNLKPIWYVVYGENHLVYEWNEEKEGELIGLEQD
- the walK gene encoding cell wall metabolism sensor histidine kinase WalK; this encodes MKKVGFFQSIHLKFVLIYMLLILIAMQVIGVYFVRELEKSLVMSFKDSLTQQTNLLSYNLKQEFTKEREKTDPPLEQVIKTTIEEFSSNRNTAIQEVRVIDPNRRLLATSDQSRQDMVGKTVTDISVQRAIVQKKTNSKDEKDGKTGRRVQVMATPIEGKNGKIIGVIHIIASMEDVYKQMKDINQIFATGTVIALLVTAVLGILLAQTITRPISDMRRQAIEMAKGNYSRKVKVHSHDEIGQLALSFNNLSKKLQQARSSTESERRKLSSVLSHMTDGVIATDRKGDIILLNDPSEKMLNVSRETALDQSILEVLGIQEEFTLDHLYEEPDSVLLDFSTRDEPYILRASFSVIQKDTGKANGLIAVLYDVTEQERIDRERREFVANVSHELRTPLTTMRSYLEALSEGAWQDPNIAPQFLAVTQDETERMIRLVNALLQLSKLDSTEYRLMKEWVDFTDFFNNIIDRFEMSKEQNVIFKRSFSKKSRFIDMDTDKITQVLYNIISNALKYSPEGGTVTYRLRDREDMLEISVSDQGMGIPKENVDKIFERFYRVDKARSRQMGGTGLGLAIAKEMIQAHGGSIWAKSEEGKGTTIYFILPMAKEEEDEWE
- the walR gene encoding cell wall metabolism DNA-binding response regulator WalR — translated: MMGKKILVVDDEKPIADILKFNLEKEGFEIVMAHDGDEAIEKANEEQPDMVLLDIMLPGKDGLEVCREIRKNHEMPIIMLTAKDSEIDKVLGLELGADDYVTKPFSTRELLARVKANLRRHQQGSSAEKEENTEMVIGPIVINSNAYSVTKREESIELTHREFELLHYLAKHLGQVMTREHLLQTVWGYDYFGDVRTVDVTVRRLREKIEDNPSHPTLIVTRRGVGYYLRDPEQE